TCCTCCACGTCTAGAGCCCTGGCCAGAacgtcctcttcctcctcggaGGGCCCTTCCATCTTTTTGAAGGACGCCGCCGAGAGTTTCACGTGACACGTGGCGCAGGCCATTGCCCCGTTGCATGTGCCCTCCACATCCATCTTCGAGACGTCACGGAGGGCGTGCATGAGAGAGATGCCCACCGGCACATACACTTGGCAGTGCGTGCCGTCTCGCTTCTTGACGTGCAACTCCACTTTACCTGGggtgctgctgagcgcaCGCGAAGAACTGAACGGCACCAACGCCAGCGTGCAGCGCGGGAGTAGGTGACCAAGAAGAAACTTTCGGTGCATCCTTGTTCACTGTGGCACGAGGCAAGGGTGATTACGCGAAAGACGACATGAGCACTCTGATGTTCAGAAGAGAAGCGGTGAGCAGTACGCTGACACGCAAGACGCGAAGTCGACCAGAGACAACACCTGTGAGAGTCGGTTTTGGAGTACGCCTTTCTCGGATGCGACACGGAAGGGGATGGGCAGACAGACACCTGCGTTCCTCCgttcgtctctctcgctcgtgcgtgcgtctctgGCCCGACACTGTAGCGTGTACGTCTAACGTCTCCGTGATAGGAGGCGACAAGGAAGATGCGTTTAACGACAGGAAAGggggcaagagagagaaggggaggaagaTGATAGACGAGATCGGCAAGTCAGGGGCCTGGCGCTCAACGATGCATTGGGCTGTCGGTTGTCGGGAAGAgatgctgccggcgacgacggggGCGCCGCGTGGTCTTGTGTTGGCGAAGTCCGCATCGCTCTGCTAGACTTCCTGTAtttatatgtgtgtatgcgcgcgcCTTTCAGCTCAGCGACGCGATAAAATGCAGGCCGGATGTCTGCAGGGAAGACACGGGaaggggcggcagcggagaacCAACTTACCAGCCGCGTAGAGGCAAGACGACATCGCTCCGTTGTCCCCTCCGGGAGAGCGTATGTTGCTCCATAAGTGAGACGTGCCCCATGCGCACAGGGAGTGGCTATTCAAGCGCAGACGCCCCTTCCCCAAGGGGGCGGCCAGCCCAACAAGTCCGGATCCATAGCAAGGGGCGCTGCACGGCCTTTGCCCACCCGCTCACTTCTTGGTGGAGCGTCGATAGGCAGCCTGCCATCGCACGTCCAGCGTGCTCGTTGGCAGGTCGATTTCAATTCCGTTGAGCTCCCCTGACAAAGTGAGCTGGCAGCTGAGCCGTGAGGCATCCGATACGCCAGGCGCCTTATCAAGGCAGTCCTGCTCGGCGTCCGTGATGGCAAACAGCTTCTCCACCTTGCCTAACCACTCCGCGGAGCGAAGGAGAACATGGCAGGTGGAGCACTGGCAGGTGCCGTTGCAGGCCCCCGGCACCTCCACCGGCAGGGTGGTGTCGTCACGGATTGCCTCCATCAAGTTGTCGCCCTCATTGTACATACGCTCGTACGTGGCTCCGGCACGGTCGCGGATACGCACGAGAACCTTGCCAGGTGTCTCGGAGCGGAGGGACGTCGTTGAAGAcgcggagggaggagaggggccAGTCTCCGAGCTGCAGGATGACCTGGAGAGCTTGATGGGCGACATCGCATCACTGAGACTTCTGGGTAGCGCCAAGGTCACAAGAGAAAAACCGCGGCGACGGACAAACATGGAGCTGGAGAACCACAAGAAGAGATATGCACCTCCACATGTTCGAACAGAGCAAATAAGGGTTGCACTCGCAAGGGAGCCGACGAGCCGTCCGCTGACGTAAAAGCTGCAGTGACAACGAAGGATGAACATAGCGGATGATGAGAGTAGAGGACTACAGGTGACAATCACGAGATTCAGGGAAGCGCAGATGATTATCatgagcgagaggaggggtCCTCCTCGCACTATTTCGTCGCCCGATAGGCGAGGATCCGTTTTGTTGATCAAGGATGTTACGAGGCCGCTAGACAGTCCCGCgaagctctctctctgtataGCGAGGATGGAGATGAGCAACACGGCGAAAACTCTCAACGTTACCGTTTGAAAcggcgcacacaggcacagtccctgtgcgcctccttcgcTGAGCCTTAGGTGGGTGCAAGAGCAacgactctctctctctgttaCCCACTACCTCCGTTCTtttctcctcccttttcACGCAAAACCAGCGCGCATGCAAAACCCCTTTGCATCACCGTGGGAAGCAGAGAGCCAACGCCCCTCCACTCGTCTCCGTTCCAAAACCTCTGTGAGCGGCCTTTACGCGTCACtgagaggcacacacgcacgacagGATAAAGAATTCCCACTTacaggcgaaaaaaaaagaaaacaagaaaaagcaAGGTCCCTTTGCCCAATACAGCAGCAGGGGGCAGCAGGGGGCAGCAGGGGGCAGCACTGCAGCCATCgacgccccctcccaccccctacacacacaccactcTACCCTGCCTACATCATAAATAGAAGACGACAAAATTCAAAACCCACACATAAAAACGATTACATACATacgataaaaaaaaagaaagaaacgaCTTAGAAAAGCAGCAATGGTTATCGTGAGCAGTACCACCCCTCAGCACAGAActcacagccgcagcagactagtacacgtacgcacacacacacatacatacataccAATTCGTCAACGGGGCAACGGAGGCAGAGTGTAAGGATATaaagagaaaaaggggggtagggggagaggagaaaggagtcatacgcagacacacacgccgcaaGCGTACGCACAATATGTGCCGTCGACCACGCGGGGAACACCTGGCATAGAATACATTTTCAAACTTAGAAGTGCCCTCTATCACTTCCTTTGCAAAAGGGGACGAAAACAGTCGTAAACTAGCGCCTGCATGGTGCAGACCAATCTGCACGCAAAAGGAGagcatgcagcagcagcagcatcatcaAAACAAGCTGAGAACGAATTCTCCCCCTGTGCACCGCGTACGCTGTCTGCCATGCAACATGAGTTACCCGCACATCTACCtccggccctgccacaggccccgtcgcgtggtgcgaagcagccgtaggcacacgcgttgcagcaaACGCCCCGACGCAGCCGTCTCAGTGCAGCCCCTGCCTCGCGCTCTGCCCACACTCCCCGCCTCGCAGGGTgccccggcgccgcgccctcCGCGACCTGGCCGcccacatcagcagcgaggaCTCGCTATAACTTCCCCACGTAGCGGGTGACGGACGCGGTCACCGCCAGATGTGGCTCTGCACTCGcagggatggaggaggcggggggggtgagggaaCTGCCTGGCCTCATAAGACAGAGTCGGAGGCAGCGGGCACCGCGACaccgcgcacggcggcggcccccTCTACTTCAGCAGCTATCAGGGAGTTCTGTGAGTAAAACGAGGAAAGAAGACCGAGAGGTTACGCGGCCATCACCACAGCTGACCAAGTGAGGGGCGATAGAGAACGGCACTCAACCGAAACCCCCTCTCCCGTTTCGAGCTAGGGCGTCATCGTTTATCAATCAGCCGCACATCTATACGCTGTGCGAGAAGGTATCGCAAGTACACTTTTTGCCCTTCACTACCCCCTGCTCCGTTCAGTCGGCGGATGCCGAAACAGCTGACCAACGAGCCTACCTTACTGCGCAGGACCGCTCATTAAGCCCTCCTTTCGCCGCTTGAACAGCCGTCGGAGAGATATCTGCTTCAACGGAATGCccatcatctctctctctcgcacccgTTTCCGTGTGAAGGCAGCCTGAACTACCTCCCGCTCCCTCTGCAGATTGCGAAACTCCGGCGCCCCTATCACCGAAAACACATCCATCGGATTCGGAGCTTGACGGTTGCGGCGaacgacaacgacgaagATGAGCAGCGAAAAGACAACGGGTGCCGACAAGGCTAAGCAAATGATCGCGATGAAGTCAAAGCCCTTGTACAGGGGTGGCTTCGAGCCACGGCTGCGGTAGGTCACGCACGCCTGCGTGTCGGCGGCGGGGGTGCTGTACGAGCACGTGTACCCGTCACGCGTCCCACTCAGCGCAGGATTGAAGCACGTCGAGTCATGGCAGAACACGCACCCCTCGTGCTGCCCGCACACCTCGCACCCGTCAAACGAGTACGCGCGGCACGCGTCAGCAGGAGCCTCGCTGCAGCCCGCGCCGCTCCACCCATCCCGGCATTCGCACACGCCGCAGTTGCACCGCCCACCAACAGCATCGCAcccggcgcagctccgcggcggcacgctcCCGCTGCTCGCGTTCACGCACGCTGCCTCGCACGCGCCTCCGTTGCACAGACACGTCCCACTGCCGTTGATCCCGTCGTCGCACTTGCTGCCCGTCCAGCACGCAGGGCAcgccacgcagctgctgccgtggtaCCCCGGCTGACACTGGCACGTACCTGAGGACTTGTCGCACCAGCCGTTCAATCCGCAGTCCTTGCAGCTCGACAGCGGCACGAAGCGGACGTGCAGCCCACTGCGCAGGAGGCCTTGCGGGATCATGACCGATGATACGTCGTCCACGCCATAGCGGACAAGTCCAACGCGCATTGGAGGGAACGCAAGCATCGGGTCACCGTGCGCACAGCTCGCACAGTCGATGGTGATGTCAATGACGCCGTTGACGTCGGCGTAAAGCTGcacagagaagagcggcatGGAAGAGTAAGAGTTTCTGAAGGCAACCCTTGTCAGCTGGCCTACCACGCctggcgcgcagccgccttcctcctcgcaGAGCTCCTCGCCGCGGGCCCGCTCGGGTAGCAGTTTTGCAGTCCAAAGACCGCCCTTTGCAAATGTGAACAACGACTCCAGTGCCAAGATAGAGAGAGTGTAGTTGCCGTTCACGCACGTGCTACGATAAAGACCGCAAGAGTGTGTGTCGGCTTGCGTGGGGCACGAGGCACCAGGGATGCAGTTCATGATTGATTGCGATGGCGTCTGGAACAGTGGAATGTTCTGCTCAGGGTACTGCAGATGTAGCGGAAAGTAGCCCTTCTCTAGCGTGTAGGAGTAGTTGTAGCTCGACATCGTCACGAAGGGGGTGTCGAAGTCCACGGTGACGTCGTAGAATTTCTGCGGCGCGAAGGCAGCCGTGCTGCTCGCAGGCGTTGTCCACTGCCCGCGTGGAcacaccgccgacgccaacGTGCTCGCACAGCACGCGGACGTGGAGGAGCACCACACGCAGTCGCCCCCCGTGTCCGCCGTGCACACCGAGGCATCGCCATGTGCGGCGCACCCGTCAAACACGGGGTCGAAGCGGTATGCGACAATGCCGTtcaccgtcgtcggcgtcggcaccACCGTGCGCAGCGTCTTTGAGTAGATGAGCCCCGTGCTCGGCATGTACTCGGGCAGCGTGCTGGTGTCTGGCAGCGAGGCGTACCGCATAATGATGGTGCCGTTAGCGTACACCACCACCTGTGCCGTCAGCTGCGTCTGCGCAGAGCCTGTTCCTCCAAGAATCGGCACGTTGCAGTACTCCACAGTGGTATACTTAGCGCTGCCATCGGAGGATTCAAGAGTCAAAATAAAACTCTTCGACGAGCTTACTTCAGTCGTCTCGAACGGCATTGCATAGAAGCTGATCATGGGCcagtcgccaccgccgtcgtaCACCACCGCCGTGTTGTCGGAAAATGCGTACGTTCCACGGAGATCGGCAAAGAAGCGAGGCGGGCAGTACCCGCTGCACATGCCATACGGCGTAGGGGAAAGGAAGCCCATGCTGCTC
This DNA window, taken from Leishmania infantum JPCM5 genome chromosome 31, encodes the following:
- a CDS encoding adrenodoxin-like protein; this translates as MHRKFLLGHLLPRCTLALVPFSSSRALSSTPGKVELHVKKRDGTHCQVYVPVGISLMHALRDVSKMDVEGTCNGAMACATCHVKLSAASFKKMEGPSEEEEDVLARALDVEETSRLACQVDLTPDLDGLEVELPSYEMNRS
- a CDS encoding ferredoxin, 2fe-2s-like protein codes for the protein MFVRRRGFSLVTLALPRSLSDAMSPIKLSRSSCSSETGPSPPSASSTTSLRSETPGKVLVRIRDRAGATYERMYNEGDNLMEAIRDDTTLPVEVPGACNGTCQCSTCHVLLRSAEWLGKVEKLFAITDAEQDCLDKAPGVSDASRLSCQLTLSGELNGIEIDLPTSTLDVRWQAAYRRSTKK